CTATTGATTTTAGTGTCGAACTTTGTTATTATAAATACATGGTTATCCCCCTGATAACCTTAATTAAAATCTCTATTCCCAATACCCCTTTTGAACGGATAGACTTTATATCCATTATTGTTAAGTTGACAACGGAAGTCAATTTAGCGAAAAAAGAGCTTCCCCAAGCTCTTTTTTTTATATTTTTTTAACGCTAGACTTAAATAGTTTTTTTTTGATATAATTTATATATATATATTTATTTATATGTTTTTAAATAAAAAAATGTAAAATAATTGTATTTGTTTTTTAATATAAAAGGTGGGTGATATTGTAATGAATAAGAAAAAAGTCGCTATAATATTTACTGGTGGTACTATTTCTATGACAGTAGATGAAAATGTTGGTGCAGCAATTCCTACTCTATCAGGAGAACAAATAATGTCAATGGTTACAAACATAGACAAAGTTGCTGATATCGAAGTATTTAATTTTGCTGAAATACCTGGACCTCATATGACGCCAGAAAGATTAATAGAATTAAAGCATTACATTAATAATTTACTTGAAAGAGAAGATATTTGCGGTGCTGTTATAACTCATGGTACTGATAGTTTAGAAGAAACTGCTTACTTCCTAGATTTAACTATATCTAGTGAAAAACCAGTTATAGTTACTGGAGCCATGAGAAGTAGCTCTGAACTTGGATATGATGGGCCTAGCAATTTATCTGCAGCAGTTTGTACAGCTATATCTGATAAAGCTGTTGGAAAAGGTGTACTTATAGTTTTAAACAATGAGGTTTTATTAGCTTCTGAAGCAACTAAAACTGATACATTAGCCTTAAATACTTTTAAATCATTAAGTAAAGGCCCATTAGGTTTAATTGACTGCAATGAATTAGTACTATTTAAGAATACTGAAGAAAGAACAATAATAGATACTGATAAAGTTGAAACAAAAGTTGCTTTAATCAAATCTGGAATTGGAATGAATGATGACTTTATAAAGTTTGCAGCTGATAGCGGTTATAAAGGAATTATAATTGAAGCAATGGGTAGAGGTAATGTACCTCCTAAAATGTATGAAGGTGTTAAATATGCTAGAGAAAAAGATATCCCCGTTGTTATAGTTTCTAGATGCCATTCAGGTAGAGTCTTTGATAGTTATGGTTATTTAGGTTCTGGTAGAGATTTAAGAAATATCGGATGTATATTCGGTGGAGAACTTCCAGGTCAAAAAGCTAGAATAAAACTTATGTTAGCACTTGGAAAGACTGATAATTTAGACGAAATAAAAGATTTCTTTGAAAAAGGAATATATTATTAAAATAAAAAAGGGGTTATCTCTTAATAGAGATTAACCTCTTTATATTTTCCATATTATTCTCTTTGTTAAACATACCTTTGAATTTAACGCTCTATCTCTATCTTTAAATCTTATTTTGATAGAATCACCATTCTTTTCTACTATGGTACCTTCTTTAAATTTTTTGTGATATATTTTATCTCCTATACTTATACTATCCATTTCTTTTTTAGTTGGAGCTTTTATATCTTCTACAAACCTTGATTTAGAAACTCTTTTACCATACTTATTAACTGGCGAACTTATACATATATTTTCTTCCGCTCTAGTTATTGCTACATACATAAGTCTTCTCTCTTCTTCTATTTGATCATTTTTCTTTGCTTCATCATCTATATCATAAGATTTTTCATGTGGTATTGTCCCTTCATTAGCACCTATAATATAAACATTTTTAAACTCTAATCCTTTTGCGCTGTGCATAGTTGTAAAAATAACACCATCTGTTTCTTTGTTATTTTTATTATCTACTAATTCAGACTTTACTCTTTCTATATGCTCTAAATATTCTTGTATAGTTTTAAAGTTTGTAGCTGAACTTTCAAGCTCATTTAGTATTTCTATAAGTCCATTCGTTTTTATTTTTCTATTCGCGCAATAATCCAAAATATATCTATCATAATCTAAAGTTGTTCTAATATATGATATTGCATTTTTAGGACTTAGCCCCTTTACATAACTTATATCTATATCTAAATCATTTATAGTTTTCACTTGCTTAGGATGTAAGTCACACTTATTAATCAATGAATTTATAAAATCCGGTTCATCCTTTATCAAATTTAAATTGTCTTTAGAAATATATCTAAAAGGTTTATTTATAATTCTTATCCAATCTTTATTAGAATTTGGATTAACTCCTATTCTTAAGTAAGCAAGTATGTCTTGAGCAGCCCAGTGGTCATATATAGTAACTATTGAGTCTTTAACTACAAATGGGATTCTCATATCCATAAATACATCAACTAAAGCTCTTGATTGTATATTAGTTCTATATATTACTGCAAAATCAGTATACTCCGTATACATTTCCTGAATCTTATCTTTTATATCTTTTGCTATATATACAGCCTCTTCCTCTGAATCTTCGGGCGAAATATAATTTACCTTAGCACCATTGCCTTGACCACATTTTATAACTTTCTCATATCTATTTGTATTTTTTTCTATTAATCTATTAGCTATATCTATTATTTCACCTTTAGATCTATAATTAATATCCAATAATACTTTTGTTGTATTAGAAAAATACTCTTCAAATTCTAATAAGAAATCTGGTCTAGATCCCCTAAATCCATAGATACTTTGATCTTCATCTCCTACTACAAATATATTATTATTTGGATTTGCTATTAACTTTAATGCTTCAAATTGAACCTTATTTATATCTTGAAACTCATCCACAAGAATATATCTATAAACACTTCTCACTCTATCTAAAGCTGCCTTATTATGTTTTAATAATTCATATGTTTTTATTAACATATCATCAAAGTCTATTTTATTCATTTGTTGTTTGTATTCTTCATAAAAATTATATACCTTTATGAATTCATCATTAGTCAATACCTCTGATTTAAAATCTCTTTTATCCATCAATTCATTTTTCACATATGAAATTTCATTTATAACTTGTCCAATAGTTTCATCATCATCTGAATTTTCTATATTTAATCCCTTTAATATGCTCTTTAATCCAATCCTCTTTGTTTTTTCATCTAGGATACTTTCAATATTATAATTTTCAAAATACCTTAATATCCTAAAAAACACGGAATGAAATGTTCCATATGTAACCTTATTCATTCTAAAGTCATTACTTAAAGCTAATGCTCTATTTTTCATTTCTATAGATGAAGCTTTTGTAAAACTTATTGCAAGTATGCTTGTAGGCTTTATGTTTTTATTTACAATCATATTAGCTATTCTATATGTTATAACTCTAGTCTTTCCTGAACCTGGCCCTGCAAGCACCATACAAGGTCCATCTATGTGTTCTACAGCCTTTAATTGATTTTCATTTAATTTATCTATACTTATCATATACTACCTACCTTGAAGTATTATTTATTTCATTTATAATAATGTTAAGCATATTTGCTTAACCTAATAATTATTATAATATATAATTGGAGAAAGGAGAAATTTTATGGAAGTAATAACTAAAACTTTAGATGAATTAATAGATATACCTCCTAACCATTTTGTATTTGATATAGAAACTACAGGCCTTAACTCAAATTATTGTAAAGTTATTTTGATAGGAATTCTTTTTAATCAAGATAATAAAACTGTTATTAAGCAATTTTTTGCTAATACAGAAGATGATGAAAAAGAACTTCTACTTACTTTTATTAATACTATAAAAAATTATCAAAATCATATTACTTTTAATGGGCTAACTTTTGATATTCCTTTTTTAAATACTAGACTAAAAAAACATAATATCGATTTTTATCTATCTAAAAATGATGATATTGATATCCTTAAACTTATAAGACCCTTTAAGGAAAAACTTTCTCTATCTGATTGTAAACTAAAAACTATAGAAAAATACCTTGGTATTCATAGAGAAGATACCATTTCTGGTAAAGAAAGCATTGATTTATATAAAGATTATTCTGTTAATCAAAATATAGACTTAAAAGAAAAAATACTTCTTCATAATTATGAAGATATTTATTATTTAGGTGTCATTTTTAAAATAAAAGATATTTTAAAACATAAATTAAATGTTTTATGTATAGCTACAAATAATTTATCATTAGAATTAGTTCCAGGATCATTTAAAATATCCAAAAACATACTATCGATTATATATAATACTTTTGAAGGTAACGTATTTAACATAAATATATATAATGATTCATACTCTATAATCTCTGATGAGAAAAATCTAATATTAAATGTATCGCTAGACAAAGGTCGAGACTCAAATAATAACACAATTTTATTTTATAATTTATATAAAATAATTCCATTAAAGTTTAATGACTCATTCTTAGAAGATAATATATATTCATTATGCAATTACCTAATAAAAAAAGAGTTATCGTCCTTATAATATGGACTATAGCTCTTTAACATTTATATTAAAATTTCATTGAATCTATAACATCGTCAATCTTACTAGATGCTTTATTTATTGCTTCTTGTTTTTCTTCTTCTGTAAATCCAGTAGCATCAACTAATAATTCTTCAAACTTCTTAATTCCCATAAATTTCATTATATCTTCTATATAATTAAGTCCTTTATTCATAATTGGTCTTAACATCCAAGGCACATTTCCACCTGAAGATTGAATATATACCATGGTTCTTGGTTTATCATTTAGAAGGGGTTCTATTTTTTTACCTTCAAATTTTATAGTTTTTTGATCTTGCATTATACAGTCTATATATTCTTTAAGTGGAGCTGGAAATGACAAACTCCACATTGGAGCTGAAATTACATAAGCATTAGCGCTTATAAATTGATCACATAGTTCTCTTATTTTTTTTATTTCTCTTTGTTCTTTATCACTTAGTTCTTTAGCATCACTCTCATTTATTATACAATTTCTCTTTTCAAAATATTGATACTCAAGTCTAGGTATATGCTCTTTATATAAGTCTATCTCTTCTAATTGGAAATCTTTATTTTTTTCTAAAAATTTATTTATAAATTTTCTAGCCACAGTTTTACTTGCAGATAAATTTTCAGGCTTAGAGTTTACACTTATATATAATAACTTTTTCATAATAGTACCTTCCTTCATATATTATATCTATTGATATAGTTTTTCTATAAGGTACTTTTTTATTCATTTACAATAAAAAATTCGCTTCGCTCATGTCGCCAACGACTTCGTCCGTTGCTCAAAATCCTTTTTATGCTCAAAACCAATTTATTGATATTACTTACATTCAGAATTTATCCACATTTTTTTAAGTATTATAATATCCTTAAGCGTAAAAAAGACTATGAAATTCATAGTCTTTTAACTGGCGGAGAAGGAGGGATTCGAACCCTCGCACCAGTATAACCCAGCCTAAACCCTTAGCAGGGGTTCCTCTTTAGCCACTTGAGTACTTCTCCTTATTTAATTTATACCTTAATTATACAATCTAATAACAATATAGTCAATAGTTTATATAATTTTTTTGAAAAATTTTACTATTATTATGTAAAGTAGAGATATTACACTCTACTTTATATAAATACTTTATAAAATACACTCAAAATATCTCCGCCTTCATCCTTATTAATTTAGAATCTATTTCATATACTTTCTTTATTAATTTTCTAGTTAAAATATTTTTAGGATTTCTATATGCTATTATAATTCCATCTTTTAAAACATAAATCTTATCACGATATAAAAAACTCTATTTAAATCATGACTAGCACCAATAATTTTTATTTTCTAGCTTTTTGAATATATTCATTATTTGATAGAATAATATTATTTTAATCTATTATGCTGGTTATTTTACTAAACATATTGAAATTACTATATAAAGTTTTTGAACTATAAAAGTATAGTTTAATAGACTTTAGTATTTTCAATAATCATGTTTAACTAGCACAACGAGTTATTTTAATAATATCAATATGTAATAAATTACATGTAATGTATAGTAAAAGTAAATTTAGAACCTCTTCCAATTTCTGATTCAATATAAATGTTCTCATTTAGATGCTTAATTATTTCATATGCAATAGATAAACCTATCCCCGTTCCATTTGAATTATGAGATTTATCTGCTTTGTAAAATCTATCAAAGATAAAAGGTATATCTTCTTTATCTATTCCTATTCCAGAATCTATAACACTAATTTCTAAATATTCAGTTTTACTAGAAACCTCTAAACACACTACTCCTCCTGAGGCTGTAAATTTAAATGCATTATCTAAGAGGATTATAAGTATTTGAACTATTCTATTATAATTAGTATATATACTTGGTATATTATCTAAATTTTTAGGGGTTATAAAATCAATATCTAAATCATCTGCCATAATTTCAAATTTTTCAATAACTTCATTTATAATATCGTTTACACTTACATATGACTTTTCAAAAGCTATGTTACCAGATTGAAGCCTAGATAATTCCAACATATCCTTAATTAGAACCTCTAACCTTATCGATTCTCTAAGAATCATACTATAATATTTATTCTTATCTATACTATCCTTAAGTTCATCATCATTAAGTATTTCAGCTATAGCCCTTATCGATGTTACAGGAGTCTTTAACTCATGAGATACATTTGCAACATAATCTTTTCTCATTTGATCTAGCATTTTTGATTCTTCTTCACTCTTTTCTAAGTTATCTGCTAAATAATTAAATTTTCTAACTAACTCCCCAATAACATTGTTTTGATTAGCTTCTACCCTAATAGAAAAATCTCCCTTAGACATTAATATTGTTGCATCTGTCATATCTTCTATTGGCTTAAATTCTCTTTTTATAAAAATATAAATAGATACTATAATAGATATTAATACTAAAGTCATACTTATTATAATAACTATGTAAAATACTATTAACCAATTGGTAACGTCGCTTGTTGATTTTATTATAAATATTGCTCTGACTACATCATTATCTTCATTGATAGGCTCACCAATTAACATACAATCGCCCTTAATTCCATATAACTTAATCACATCTTTTATTGAACTTCCGCCTAAAACTGTTTCTATATACGGATCTAATACTTTTGATATTTTTTCATCAGAAATATAGTTATCTTCATATTTAAAATTATTAAATTTATATGTAGCTTTTTCTTGGCTATCATAAACTCTTATAATCAAATCATTACCTAATCTTCGCTGTATATTTTTAAATAAAAGATTATCGTCTTTTTCATAATTAGATACAGCGTGCTTAACCTTATATTGGATATCATTTAAGTTAATTTTCAAAAAATATACCTTTATAATTATGCTACAAAATAATACAATAGTTAATACAGTAACCATACTAGCCCTAATTATTATTCTAAATAATTTCTTAAATAGTTCTTTATTCATTAAGATACCTCAAATTTATATCCAACACCATATACTGACTTAATTCCCCAATTTAAATTATCCATATCAATTTTTTTCCTAAGCCTTTTAATCTGAGTATCAACTACTCTAGTATCGCCAAAGTAATCATATCCCCATACTTCAGACAATATATACTCTCTTGATAAAGTAGTTCCTTTATTCAATGCAAGTGTATAGAGTATCTTAATTTCTTTAGGCGTAATATTTAATATTTCATTATTTATATATACCTCATGATTATCTAAGTTTATTCTAAGATTATCATAATTCAAAATATTTTTAGGCTTATATATATTTGATGAATGTATACGTCTAAGTACAGTTTTCACACGTGTAACTACTTCTCTTGGTGAGAATGGTTTGCTTATATAATCATCCGCTCCTATTTCAAGACCTATTATCTTGTCTACAGTTTCTCCTTTCGCTGTAAGCATAATAATAGGAACATTACTATTTTTTCTAATCTCTTTACATACATCTGTGCCAAGCATCTTAGGCATCATTAAATCTAGTAATACTAAATCGATATCCAAAGTCTTAACTTTTTCTAGGGCATCTAACCCATCAAAAGCAGATACATACTCCATACCTTCTAACTTTAAATATTCACCTATAGTTTCATGTACTGATTCTTGGTCATCACATATTAAAATTTTTTTCATTAATTTAATACCTCTCCCCACTATTTAATTAAAAATAAAAGTAAAAAAATGCTTTAGTATTGCAGCTAAAGCATTTTTAAGGATAAGTTTTATTTATTTAAAGAAATTTGCTTAAAGTCATAATTAAAAGCCCATCAAGATATGATGAGCTTATATAAACATATATAATAATACAACTTTACTATATATTAATAAATAAGAACCTTCCCCATCCCGAAGAATTTCTATATACTATAGGCAGATATCCTGGCTTAGCTTCATCCTACTAGTTTCCCTTCCCATGAATATTCACAGTGGTTTGAAACGTTCGTCCACCTTACAGTAGCGGGTGCTGCAAAGGACTTTAACCTTTTTCCCTTTTAACTCAACTTGTGAGCACCTATAATATTTCTTTAGTTGTCATACTATAATAGTATACTATATTATCTATAATATCAATAAGTTATTTTATTTTCTTGATTTCCAAATAACCTTATGTACTCCCTATCCTCTAGCTATCAGAAATTATATCATTTATTTTACAAAAAAGATTATCAATCATCTAACCTTAATATGAGCATTTATTATTATAATGATAATGCGTATGTTTTCCAGTAAATCCATCTTCATGTATATGGTCATGACCCACACCATTTATATGTTCATGACTATGCATAAATGAAACTTGTAATTTATTATTTATAGGATTTATACCTACATATGCATTTACACCAAATATTTCTTTTAACATTTCAGATGTTATTACATCTTCAACTTTTCCAAAATCTTTTATTTGACCATTTTTCATAATTATTAAATAATCACAATACATAGATGCTATATTCATATCATGTATAGCTGATAGAGTTGTTATATTGAGGCTTTTAATAAGATCCATAAGCTGTATTTGGTAACCTATATCTAAATGATTTGTAGGTTCATCTAATATTAAAAAATCTGTATTTTGAACTAAAGCCCTTGCAATCAATGTTCTTTGTTTCTCTCCTCCAGATAAGTTAGAAAAATTTCTATTGCTATAGTTATTTAATCCTACTTTCTCTAACATATCTTTAACCATCTGAAGATCACTCTTAGAATAATCTTCAAAAATAGATTTATATGGATAACGTCCCATTTTTACTATTTGTTCTACAGTAAAATCAAATTGTGAATTACTTTCTTGAGCAAGTACTGCTATTTCTTTTGCACAATCTTTATCTTTCATCTTAGCTAAATCTTTATTGTCCAAAGTTATACTTCCACTAGATGGTTTATATAGTCTGTATATATTTTTTAATAAAGTAGACTTCCCACAACCATTTGGGCCTATAATTCCTACAAAGCTTCCTCTTGGAACTTCAAAAGATATATCTTTCAGTATTTCTTTTTTATCTATAGTAAATTTTAAATTTTCAACCTTTACTTTAATCATTAATCATTTCCTCCAAATGAGTAATTTTTATTAGAAATTAAATATAAAAAGAATGGTCCACCAACTAATGATGTTATTATTCCTATAGGAATTTCTATTGGAGGAAAAATCCATCTAGCAACAACATCTGATAATATTAAAAATATTGATCCTACTAATGATGAAAGTATTATTAACTTCTTATGGTCACTTCCTGCTATAGTTCTACATACATGTGGGACGACAAGACCTATAAACCCTATAGCTCCAGTTATAGCAACCAATGTTGATGTAAGTAGAGTTGCTAAAATTAATATAACTGATTTTACTAATTTAACATTTATGCCAAGTATTACTGCACTATCATCTCCTAAAAGAAGAATATCTAATGACTTAGACATTATAAATGATACTATAATAACAAAAACTAAGGCTATAAATGGAATCAATAAAATATCCCACTTAGCACCACCTAAACTTCCTATAGTCCAAAATAATGCATTTTTTGCTTGGTTAGAATTTTTCGCTGAGTATATAAGAAGATTTGTTAATGCACTAAATATAGTTGATATTGCCATCCCAGACAAAACTAATCTGGTAGTAGATGTTATTCTTCCCATTTGCGTACCTATTACAAAAACTAAAACACCAGATATAATTGATCCAATAAATGCTCCACCTGTGATACTCGTTATTCCAATAGATGACATTCCTCCAAGAATAATAATAGCTACTGCACCACAAGATGCTCCAGAGGATATTCCAAGTATATATGGCTCTGCTATTGGATTTTTAGTAACGCATTGCATAAGTACTCCACAAAGAGCAAGACCTGCACCACATATTGCTCCTAGTAATACTCTTGGTAGCCTAATTTCCCATATTATATTATCAAACATTATATTCCAAGTTGAATCAAATATATTTTGATTTAAAAGTTTATTTATTAATACTTTATAAACTACTCCAGGTTCTATATATGTACTACCTATAGCTATTGCGCCTATTATAGTTGCTATTAATACTATAGTTAAAAATATAGTCCAAAACGAGAACCCTCTCTTATATGAAAAACTTCTCGTTTCTTGTGAATTTATATCCACTAGTTATTTTCTCCGTAGAAATATCCGTACATTTTTTCTATAACCATAGGATTTCTAATTCCTGGAGATAAATCAGCTAATCCTACAACATATATTTTATCATTTTTTATTGCATCAATATCTTTTAGTGCTGGATGACTTTTTAAAAATTCAATCTTTTTTTCAACAGGAGACCCTGCTAAATAGTCTGTCACAATTATAACTTCTGGATTTTCAGCTACTACACTTTCCCATGTAGCATTTATATATGGTTGACTTTCTTCACCAAATATATTTTTTCCTCCTGCAAGTTCTATTAAGTTATTTGCCAAACCTGATCCAACTGCCATAGCTTTATCTTCACCAGAATCATATACCATAACTCTTACCTTGTCTTCCTCTTTTACTTCACCAAGTTTATCTGTTATTTTTTTTATATCACTTTTCATTTTATTTATTACTTCAGTTGCTTGATCCTCTACATCAAATATTTTTCCTAACAATTCAAAATCTTCATATACTGTTTCAACTGTAGCATCTGGAGAATATGACTTGGCTAAGAAAGGCGTTATATCTTTTTCTATAAGTTCATCTGGGCTACCTGTTGTTTGATCTGATATAGACATATCCCATCCACTGACAAAATCAGCCCCAGTTGCTATAAAAGCTTCTTTGGATATAGAATGACCTTCACTTATTTCTAACTCAGGTATTTTATTGTATGCTTCTTCAAACTCGGGAAGTATTGGATTATCTAAAAGAGCTGTTCCAACCATTTTATCTCCTAAATCAAGAGTTAATAACATTTCTGTCATAAATTGAGATAATGTAACTGCCTTTTCTCTTGGTTTTTCAACTTTTACATCATATTCTTTCGCTCCATCTGAATATGTAAATTCTACTGGCGTAAAATTAGTTTCTTCTATCTTAGTTTCTGATACTTTATCTTTATTATCACTACTTGATGAACACCCAACAATACTTATGGTTAATCCTACTATTGATAGTACTACTAAAAATCTCTTTAAACTATAACTTTTTATCATTTATATACTCCCCCTTTGTTAAATATTATATATAAAACATATTAAAAAACCATGAAGGATATTAATATTTTACCTTCATGGTATAAGTTCTTCTACATATGTTTTTTAGCTTCGATTAACATTTCATTGGCTTTTTGAAAATATTCAATAGCCTTTTCAATATTATTTGCTGTTTCATCTTTTCCCATATTTCTAGCTTTATATACCCATTCTCTAAATCCTTCTTCATGTGATTCATTGTGATTTACCCAATGAACTAGAAGAATTTTTAAAAGTTTTTCATCTTTATTTTCTATAGCATCACCATGAGAATGATTATTTTCATGTATATGGTCATAATCTTGGTCATGTCCATGATGATATCTTACTCTTTGTTTTCCAGATATCATTTATTTATCCCCCTATTTATTTTATATTAAATTCATTTTTTATTAATTTTATTGAATCTTTAATAAGTAATGCTAATGGTTTATTCTCTAGTCCTACTAACTCTATATTCTCTGGAATAATTGGTAAAAGTATTTTTAAAGCCTCAGATTCAATAACAGCTTCACTAACTTTACTCGTTACTTCCCCCATCATCGAATTTGGCATCGTTACGGAAACTGGTGCAACTATTATATTAGCCTTTTTTACTGATGTTATAATAGCATTCTCTCCTGTTGCTCCTTTATTTGCATGAGCTTTCATCATAGCGCTAGTTGCAATAGAATTTGTTCCAAGTGCATATATATCTATATATGTAGGTAGTTCTTCTCTAAGATTAGATACTATTTGAGCACCTATTCCTCCACCCATACCATCTATAACTGCTATTACCATATATCTATCCCCTATTATCTTTTATTTTCCTTTATTATTATCTTATGATCCATTAGTCTTATTTCTTTTATTTCGCCATCTATTATTTTTTGTTCTCCTAATAAATCTGTTAAATATACCTTTCCTTCAAATGGATCTACGCTAACAACATTATCCATTATTCTCTCCATTCCATCTTCTTTTAAAATATAAGCAGCAGATTCACACATATTATTTCCCCCTTTAGATTATACTAAAAAAGGTTTCTTCAGGTATTTCAATACACCAAAGAAACCTTCATGATTTCGCTTTTTATTATTTATTTATACTTTGAGTATAGCAGTGTAATTTATAAAAAGTCAACTAAATTTAACTACTTATAATAATCTTATTTTTAATATTTTATTCTCCTAATTTTGATTTAATCGTTGGAAATTGCTCTATATTTGTATGTGGTAAAAAACATGCTGATATAAATTCATCCATATATGTAGGATAAACACTTAATTCAACATATGTTATTTCACTTCCTATTTCTTGAAGCTTTTTCTTTGCATCTTTACTTATTAATGCAAGATAAGAACCTACTAATGAACTATTTCCTATATATATAAACTTCTCTCGTTCTATATCTGGGAGTAAACCTATTAATATTGAGTTTTCTATATCTAGGTTATTTCCAATTCCACCAGCTATATATACTTTGTCTATTACACTAAAATCCATACCTAAGCTTTCTATTAAAACTGAGGCTCCTGAATATATCGCGCCTTTAGCTTTTATAAAATTATCTATATCAACTTCATTTATAGTTATATCCTGATCTAAATTATATTCTTCTTTAAATGCTAATACATATTCGCCTGTCTCATACTCATTAAATATTATTCTTTCATTGTCTATATCTCTATGTATTTTACCTCTTCTATCTATTATTCCAGTA
The Romboutsia ilealis genome window above contains:
- a CDS encoding ATP-dependent helicase, producing MISIDKLNENQLKAVEHIDGPCMVLAGPGSGKTRVITYRIANMIVNKNIKPTSILAISFTKASSIEMKNRALALSNDFRMNKVTYGTFHSVFFRILRYFENYNIESILDEKTKRIGLKSILKGLNIENSDDDETIGQVINEISYVKNELMDKRDFKSEVLTNDEFIKVYNFYEEYKQQMNKIDFDDMLIKTYELLKHNKAALDRVRSVYRYILVDEFQDINKVQFEALKLIANPNNNIFVVGDEDQSIYGFRGSRPDFLLEFEEYFSNTTKVLLDINYRSKGEIIDIANRLIEKNTNRYEKVIKCGQGNGAKVNYISPEDSEEEAVYIAKDIKDKIQEMYTEYTDFAVIYRTNIQSRALVDVFMDMRIPFVVKDSIVTIYDHWAAQDILAYLRIGVNPNSNKDWIRIINKPFRYISKDNLNLIKDEPDFINSLINKCDLHPKQVKTINDLDIDISYVKGLSPKNAISYIRTTLDYDRYILDYCANRKIKTNGLIEILNELESSATNFKTIQEYLEHIERVKSELVDNKNNKETDGVIFTTMHSAKGLEFKNVYIIGANEGTIPHEKSYDIDDEAKKNDQIEEERRLMYVAITRAEENICISSPVNKYGKRVSKSRFVEDIKAPTKKEMDSISIGDKIYHKKFKEGTIVEKNGDSIKIRFKDRDRALNSKVCLTKRIIWKI
- a CDS encoding FMN-dependent NADH-azoreductase, yielding MKKLLYISVNSKPENLSASKTVARKFINKFLEKNKDFQLEEIDLYKEHIPRLEYQYFEKRNCIINESDAKELSDKEQREIKKIRELCDQFISANAYVISAPMWSLSFPAPLKEYIDCIMQDQKTIKFEGKKIEPLLNDKPRTMVYIQSSGGNVPWMLRPIMNKGLNYIEDIMKFMGIKKFEELLVDATGFTEEEKQEAINKASSKIDDVIDSMKF
- a CDS encoding asparaginase, with translation MNKKKVAIIFTGGTISMTVDENVGAAIPTLSGEQIMSMVTNIDKVADIEVFNFAEIPGPHMTPERLIELKHYINNLLEREDICGAVITHGTDSLEETAYFLDLTISSEKPVIVTGAMRSSSELGYDGPSNLSAAVCTAISDKAVGKGVLIVLNNEVLLASEATKTDTLALNTFKSLSKGPLGLIDCNELVLFKNTEERTIIDTDKVETKVALIKSGIGMNDDFIKFAADSGYKGIIIEAMGRGNVPPKMYEGVKYAREKDIPVVIVSRCHSGRVFDSYGYLGSGRDLRNIGCIFGGELPGQKARIKLMLALGKTDNLDEIKDFFEKGIYY
- a CDS encoding ribonuclease H-like domain-containing protein, which codes for MEVITKTLDELIDIPPNHFVFDIETTGLNSNYCKVILIGILFNQDNKTVIKQFFANTEDDEKELLLTFINTIKNYQNHITFNGLTFDIPFLNTRLKKHNIDFYLSKNDDIDILKLIRPFKEKLSLSDCKLKTIEKYLGIHREDTISGKESIDLYKDYSVNQNIDLKEKILLHNYEDIYYLGVIFKIKDILKHKLNVLCIATNNLSLELVPGSFKISKNILSIIYNTFEGNVFNINIYNDSYSIISDEKNLILNVSLDKGRDSNNNTILFYNLYKIIPLKFNDSFLEDNIYSLCNYLIKKELSSL
- a CDS encoding response regulator transcription factor, with protein sequence MKKILICDDQESVHETIGEYLKLEGMEYVSAFDGLDALEKVKTLDIDLVLLDLMMPKMLGTDVCKEIRKNSNVPIIMLTAKGETVDKIIGLEIGADDYISKPFSPREVVTRVKTVLRRIHSSNIYKPKNILNYDNLRINLDNHEVYINNEILNITPKEIKILYTLALNKGTTLSREYILSEVWGYDYFGDTRVVDTQIKRLRKKIDMDNLNWGIKSVYGVGYKFEVS
- a CDS encoding sensor histidine kinase, with the protein product MNKELFKKLFRIIIRASMVTVLTIVLFCSIIIKVYFLKINLNDIQYKVKHAVSNYEKDDNLLFKNIQRRLGNDLIIRVYDSQEKATYKFNNFKYEDNYISDEKISKVLDPYIETVLGGSSIKDVIKLYGIKGDCMLIGEPINEDNDVVRAIFIIKSTSDVTNWLIVFYIVIIISMTLVLISIIVSIYIFIKREFKPIEDMTDATILMSKGDFSIRVEANQNNVIGELVRKFNYLADNLEKSEEESKMLDQMRKDYVANVSHELKTPVTSIRAIAEILNDDELKDSIDKNKYYSMILRESIRLEVLIKDMLELSRLQSGNIAFEKSYVSVNDIINEVIEKFEIMADDLDIDFITPKNLDNIPSIYTNYNRIVQILIILLDNAFKFTASGGVVCLEVSSKTEYLEISVIDSGIGIDKEDIPFIFDRFYKADKSHNSNGTGIGLSIAYEIIKHLNENIYIESEIGRGSKFTFTIHYM